TACGCCGCAGTTCGGGCACTGCCAGCACGGTGAGCGTCAGGCCGGTGATCGGCAGCACGAAGTAGAGCATCAGCGTGCTGAAGCCGGCCAGGGCGTCGTGCTGGGTGGCGGCCAGGATCAGGTAGGCGGTGTAGGCCACGTAGTAGCCCAGCAGCACGGCGCCCTCCCAGCGGTTGATGGCGCTGGCGGTGAAGCAGATCGGCAGGCAGGCGACGGCCACGGCGAGCATCACCGGAATGTCGAGGCTGAGCATGGCGTCGGTCACGGCAATGCCGGCGGGGGCGATCAGCCCGGCCAGGCCGAGCACGCCGAGCAGGTTGAAGATATTACTGCCGACCACGTTGCCCACGGCGATGTCGCGCTGACCGCGCAAGGCCGCGACGATCGACGTGACCACTTCGGGCAGCGACGTGCCGGCGGCAACCACGGTCAGGCCGATCACCTGTTCGCTGACGCCGAGCCAGGTGGCCAGCACCACTGCCGCATCGACGAATAGGCGCGAGCCGGCCACCAGCATGGCGAGCCCACCCGCGACGAACAGCACATCGATCCCCCAGTGGCTGCGCGCCGACTCGCTAACCTCCGTCTCGGCGGGCTCCGACTGACGCCGCCCCTGCCACAGCAGGAAGCCGGTATAGACGACCAGCCCCAGGAACAGCAGCCCGCCGTCCAACCGGCCGATGCTGCCATCCAGCGCCAGCAGCAGCATGAGCAGCGAGATACCGATCATCAGCGGAATATCCAGGCGGATCAGCTGTTGGGCCACCGCCAGCGGCACGATCAGCGCCGAGATGCCCAGGATGAACAGCACGTTGAAGATGTTGCTGCCCACCACGTTGCCGATGGCGATGCCCGCCTGGTCATCCAGGGCCGCCTTGATACTGACGACGAGTTCCGGGGCGCTGGTGCCGAAGGCCACCACGGTAAGCCCGATGATCAAGGGGGAAATGCCCACTTGCAGGGCCAGGCGAGAGGCGCCCCGAACGAGGCCCTCCGCGCCCGCGATCAGCAGTACCAGGCCGAGAGCCAAAAGCAGCAGCGTCACCATTCGTGAGCTCCTTGTCTTGTCGCAGTGGAGCGCCCGGCCCCGGTGGGCCGGCGCAAGGAATCGAGGAGGATGCTAGGCCGCCGGCGCGGCCAGCATGAGCATGCGGCTGGCGAGTGTCGCGGTATCCAGCAGCAGCATGGCTTCTTGCTGGCCATCGAGCGTAGCGACCTGCTTGCCCCTGTCGATCCAGGCCGCCGAGCGGCCGCCGCCGGTCTCTCCGTCGCAGGGGCCGATGCAGTTGGCCATCAGGATCGTCATGGCGTGCTCGCGGGCGAAGGTGGCGTAGTAGGCATAGGCCTCGTCCATGCGCGGCGAGAGCT
This portion of the Billgrantia sulfidoxydans genome encodes:
- a CDS encoding calcium/sodium antiporter, translated to MVTLLLLALGLVLLIAGAEGLVRGASRLALQVGISPLIIGLTVVAFGTSAPELVVSIKAALDDQAGIAIGNVVGSNIFNVLFILGISALIVPLAVAQQLIRLDIPLMIGISLLMLLLALDGSIGRLDGGLLFLGLVVYTGFLLWQGRRQSEPAETEVSESARSHWGIDVLFVAGGLAMLVAGSRLFVDAAVVLATWLGVSEQVIGLTVVAAGTSLPEVVTSIVAALRGQRDIAVGNVVGSNIFNLLGVLGLAGLIAPAGIAVTDAMLSLDIPVMLAVAVACLPICFTASAINRWEGAVLLGYYVAYTAYLILAATQHDALAGFSTLMLYFVLPITGLTLTVLAVPELRRTTKRA